The Sulfobacillus thermosulfidooxidans genome segment CAATTCGGATTAGCCAATCTTCACCGGTGGTACGGATATGTTTTAGTCGTTGCCACCGCGGCATCTCTTTACCTCTTTGTCCGAATTGAGTCGCACGTACCTCATCCCTTGATTCCCCTGCGCTTATTCCATGTCCGCCCGTTCTCACTGAATATGTTGGCTGGCATTTTTTATTGGGTGCTCATGATGTTTCCCGCTTTTCTCATTCCCTTTTACTTGCGGGATGAATTGCATTTACCGGTCGGCTTAATTGGGGTCTCGCTCTTTCCCCAGGCTCTGGCCATGATCCTTTTATCTCCCTTAGGTGGAACCTTAACAGACAAGAGGGGTGTCTTAGTACCTGCACGGGCAGGCCTTTTGATGTTTGCGTTGGTCAACTTAGGGATGGCATTATTACCCCAACATGCGCCATTATGGTGGATTTGGATTCTTCTTGCAGGCCAAGGAGTTGCCGCGGGACTATTCTCTTCCCCCAACAGTACGGCGATTCTTAATTCGGTGCAAAAACGCGATACCGGGTTGGCATCAAGCCTTATGGCCACGCAAAGGAATTTAGGACGAGCCATCGGGGTCGGTTTAGCGACAGAAATCTTAGCGCTGGTTTGGGTATTTTCAGGCATTGGCGCATCGCCGTCCCACAACAATCCTCATTACCCTGCCTGGTTTTTATTAGGATTCCATGGCGTTTTTTGGGCAGCCATCGGCTTTACCGCCTTAGCATTTTTCACAACGGTATCCCCGCATCCGCATTCCTCAGGGCTCCCCCAAGACGCAAAGTAAAAGCCAGCGACACGGCCAAAGTAGCCCTTCCTTATCGGAAGGGCTACTATAAGGGCATTGACATTCAGATAGATTTTTGACACATCTGTCCATCAGCTATTGAACATCCGATTATCGGGTGGATTCGGCTTTTTTCCTCAGGCGACGTTTGGCTAACGCTCTATTGCGCCGGGATTCCGTTAAAAAACGGATGCCAGGTGGGTACAATCGAACTAAGACCGCTTGCGGTACCATCACCTGAAGATTCCCACATAATGTGCATTGCCAACCATGGACCACTGTGATGCAAGCCCTTTCTCCTTCAATAGTCAACGGGCCCGTCATCACCACATCCTCAGAACCACATGTCGGACATCGATCATCCACATTAGACCCTCCCGTCTACCTCATGCTTTATTATGTATTAGATTGTTCACATCCCATTTCTCCGCCACAGGCTGCTTTTCCTGCTTTGTTCCCGCGTCTATCCACAGTTTTTACACAACCTTATCCCCAATATATCCACAGTTTTCGACACAACGATTCCTTTATGACATGTTTTTGTCGGGCTTAAAATCTGATAGTTCCTAAAAAGGAAAAGTTTGTCGAATACAAGAGTGCCATACGTCAATAATAGTCGATGACGAGATGCATCAACTTAACACATCTAGAAAGCACCACGATGAATGCCGCCATCGACATCAATACTGGTTCCCGTAATAAAAGCGGCACGGCGAGACATAAGAAAGAGAATAACTCCGGCAATGTCGGCGGCTGAGGGGAGGCGTCCTAAGGGGGCACGGGCTCGCATAGCCTTGAGAACATTCTCCACACTATCTCCCGACCTTTGTGCCGTAGCCTGCGCCATTGTGTCCAGTAAATCGGTTTCCGTAGCTCCTGGATTGACATTGATGATACGTACCCCATAGGCACTGACGTCATCGGCTAAGACTTTCATGACCCCGTTTAATGCACCGTTGATGGCACTGGCAATGGGCAAATTACGGTTGGGATCTTTGCCGGCAATTCCGACTAAATTGACCACGACCCCTTTTCGTTGCTGCATCATCACAGGCAACACGGCGCGGGTCATCGCCAAATAACCAAAGAATTTCACCTGAAAATCGTCCACCCATAAAGACCATGGCGCATCTAACGCACTAGTAATGGATGCCCCACCAGCACCATTGAGCAATAAAGTGGGTTGGCCGATAGTGTTCAGGGCATACTGCACTACAGCTTGGGCACACGCAGGCTGATTGCCCATGTCACACGCATAAAAAAATGCCTGAGCCGGAAAACGACGGTTCAACTCGTCGACACGCGCTTTTAACGCATCATGCTGGCGAGCAACTAGAAGCACGCGAGCTCCTTGGGCCACTAATTCCTCGGCAACAGACCAACCAATGCCACGACTGCCGCCCGTAACGATTGCGCGGTCTGATTCAAATTCCTGTCCCATTGTGCTCGCCTCCTGGTTCATCGTAAATTTTGCTCATTAACCAGTATGCAGCACGTGTCTATTTCATGAATTGCGTCCATGCCGCCGAGGAAGTGATATAAAAAGCTAATCCATATCCTTGACCCACGACAATCAGATTTTTCGAAGGCGATGCCGTAATGGGAAAAAACGGTGCTTGAGCATTGAGTAAGTTGGGATGAAAAATACTATGCGGAAGAATTGTGGCGTCTCCCGTGTCGAGATTGAGCCTGGCAATGGCCACTTGATTTAATCCACTATCCCATAATGTCAGTAAAAGATGATGCGGGCTAATCCAATCCGCGCCACTTGCTCCCGCAATGAAAGGCACTTGTTGTCTTCCAACTAACCAAGCCATCGCCAATTTATCGACGCGCAGGTGACAAGATGTAATGTCTACCACACTATCAGCGGTACCGGGCAAAGCACTGGGCGACGCGACCAGCGCTATAATAGGATTCTCAGACTGTAAAGAGGCAGAATTTTGCGGGCTCACGAGCATCATCACACGGCCAGGCAGATTATAAGCCTGTTGAAATCTCCCCTGTCGCCATAATACTATCTGATTCGGATGGCTGGTGGCGATCCAGACTCCCCCATTTTGGGCCGCAGCCATCGCGACGACGCGCTGACCCGCCTTAAGCGGTAAAAGGGATTCGCTGACAAGTTTTTGTGAAGATATTTTGATAATAGCCCATCCGCCTTGCGTGCCGGGTGCCACGGCATAAATCGCCTGAGTCGAAGAAGCCGTAATCCACCGAGGTGCACGCGTCATCGATGCACTCCATGTAAACCGGTGTTGTCCCATCGTAATAACATTTTGCCCGTGTGATTCTCCACCCACAATTATTTGCGAGGAAGGAGACAGCGCCGTGGCAGACACATGAAAATAGGGAAGGATAGGCGGATAATTCGCACCCGGCTGCCATAATAAAAAGGACGCAGAATGAGGAACATTCGTCCATGATATTACAGCCGCCAACTGGTTTTGGTTATTAAGCTGTAGAGCACTCACAGCACCTTCTAATTCAGGGCTGACCGCTGAAAACGAAAAGCCGGTTATAGCAGGATACTGTTTTGGCATCGCCATAACCAACCCAGAAGATGACGAAGAGGAAGAGCCTGTAAAGGTCCCACACCCCGTGATGCCCAAAAGAAGAATTCCCCAAAAAGTGGCTTTCCACCATTTTGCCGACACACTTATCACCATAGGTTATTGTGCGTCTTCATGACAAGAATCGCAAGGTTCTACGAAAATTCCCGAATTCTGGCAGTTTCCGCTTGAAAAATGAGGGGCCGTTGCGCCGGCAACAGTCCGTCAGGCAAGTGATGCACTGAAAACCACGCACTCTCCAGAATTTCTCCATCGCCCGATGGATGGGATCCGTTGGCCTCGTCAACCATGGCCCAAAAGCCAATTTCCAAATGATGCCGGCCCACGACTTCCGAATAAAAATAATGCAATTGATCGATTTCTATTCCTAATTCCTCAAATACTTCACGTGAGGCGGCTTGTTGGGGACTCTCACCGGCTTTGACCCATCCCGTAACAAGTCCCCAGGGATATCGGGGGCGATAGCTATGACGGAGCAAAAGAATTTGGTTGCCATGATATAAGACAACCACCACAGCAACCACAAATTTTGCTTGCGTCAGAACCATTAAAAATTGAGTCAAACGTTTGGGAAAGACACGGGAAATGAGATAAAACATGAACTGGCGAAACACACGGCGAAATTTGGTCATAAAGTCCCGCTAAAATACGGGGCGCTCGCGCCACGTGCCAAATACCGTTTTCATCACCGCCACGATTTCTCCTTCGGTCGCCCCTTGTCGGACAGCTTCAATAATATGTGGCATGATTTCGCCATCAGGGGTCAGACAGGCCTGTTGTAACGCTTGTAAGGCCTCTCTGACGGCAGAATCCTGCCGATTTTTCCGCCAAGCTGCTAGGGATTCGACCTGATCTTGCTCAACTGTTGGATCGATTCGAAGCAGCGGAATCGATTCCTCACTTGGCGGTTCCACAAAGGCATTGACCCCGACCAGGATTTGCTCATGGTTTTCTAATTCTTTTTGATATCGATAAGCAGCATCAGCAATCTCCCGTTGAAGATATCCGTTTTCGATACACTCCAGTACGCCGCCTTGTTCCTCAATGCGGGCAAAATATTCTTCAGCTTGCTGTTCCATTTGAGTCGTCAACGCTTCAACAAAATACGAACCCGCTAACGGATCAACGGTATTAGCTACTCCCGTCTCATACGCTAAAATCTGTTGCGTACGCAGTGCAATTTTCACAGCTTTTTCGGTGGGCAAGGAAAGCACTTCATCCATCGAGTTGGTGTGCAATGATTGGGTTCCACCCAGCACAGCAGCCAACGCTTCATAGGCTGTTCGCACAATATTGTTTTCGGGTTGTTGAGCCGTGAGCGAACATCCGGCTGTTTGGGTATGAAAGCGCATCATCCACGATTTTGGATTTTTGGCTCCATAAATTTCTTTCATGTGCCGAGCCCATATTCGCCGGGCGGCTCGAAATTTCGCAATTTCTTCAAAAAAGTCAATGTGGGCGTTGAAAAAGAATGATAATCGCGGCGCAAAAGCATCCACATCGAGTCCTGCCTTTATTCCCGCTTCGACATAAGCAAAACCATCGGCTAAGGTAAAAGCTAATTCCTGGGCTGCTGTGGAACCAGCCTCCCGGATATGGTATCCACTAATGCTAATCGAGTTCCATTGCGGAACATAGCGAGTGGCATACGCCATCATATCGACAATTAAACGCATTGACGGCTTAGGCGGGAAAATCCATTCTTTCTGTGCAATGTATTCTTTGAGGATGTCGGCTTGTAGGGTCCCCCGTAACTGCGTCCAATCGACGCCTTGCCGCTCCGCGGCAACCAGATACATAGCCCAAATGATGGGAGCTGGACCATTAATCGTCATCGAGGTCGAGACCTTATTCAAGGGAATGTCTTGAAAGAGGCGTTCCATATCTCCCACATGATCAATGGCAACACCCTCGCGGCCAACTTCCCCCAAGGAATGGGGATCATCGGAGTCATAACCCATGAGGGTTGGCATATCAAACGCGACCGAGAGTCCGGTTTGGCCTTGTTCCAGTAAATAACGAAAACGAGCATTGGTTTCCTTGGCCGTTCCAAAACCCGCAAATTGTCGCATCGTCCAATACCGTCCGCGATACATCGTCGTATGAATGCCGCGGGTAAAAGGATATTGGCCTGGAGATCCAATGAGATGTTGGGGCGGTAGATCATCTGGAGTATACGTTTCTTTAATGGGAATTCCGGACAAGGTCCGAAACATGCGGTGCCCTTGGTAGGGATCTCCGCTAGGACCCGGCCTCAAGGCTTGAGAGTGATGAAAGGCTTCTATTGCCATGCCTAAACTCCTTTCGGATGTGCCAAGTCAATCGCCAAGCATGGTCCTCATACTGTTCTTAATAGATCTATGTGCTTAATTACTGAGCATACTATAACACCATATCATGAGCTTTTTTCCATGATACACTGCGCCTCTTAAGCATTCAAGATATTAGCATTTTTCGCACTCGCGCCAACAATACTATCAATTCGCGGGGGATTGGGCTGCCTATTTTGAAAAATGTTCAGCGTAAATGCGGTGAATGCTATGGAGCATATTAATCCGTTCCTCCACCATCTCCATGGCCACGGACACGGTGGAGCGCTGATCCTCGTCAGCACGTTGAAAGACAGATAGCAATAATTCATAAATGTTTTCCACCTGGTGACGCACCCGGTCTTCACGGTATCCGGTCAACTCATTAGCTACTTGAATAAGGCCTCCGGCATTCGCGATGAAATCAGGAGCATATAAAATCCCACGCTGGCGCAATACCTCTCCCATCGACACATCTTCTAGCTGGTTATTGGCCGAACCCGCGATGATTTGACAGTCCAATTTATTAATCGTTTCATGATTCACGACATTTCCTAGGGCACAAGGTGCCAGAATATCACAATGGGTCTCTAAAATGGTCCAAGGGTCAGCCGGTTCAATATGTAATTCACTAGCCGCTTTGCCCACCACGTGCGGATTAATATCGGCAGCAACAACATCGGCGCCTTCATCATGCGCATGCCGCGCTAATTGATATCCCACTTTCCCTAACCCTTGAATCGCAATACGTCGGCCTTTCAAAGACGGTGTGCCAAATCGGTAGGTCAGCGCGGCCTGAATGGCAGCAATTACCCCCACCGCCGTCATATCTCCTGTATCGCCAGAACCTCCATAGGCTTCAGGCAGTCCCACAATATAAGAGGTCTCTTTAGCACAATGTAGAAGATCTTGTTCATTTGTGCCAACATCTTCCCCCACTAAATAGCGGCCGCCTAAGGTGTTTAAAAATCGTCCAAATGCACGAAATAACGCCTCGGATTTGTCATTGGCCGGATCACCGATAATGACAGCTTTGCCTCCACCAAAATCCAATCCCGCGGCTGCCGCTTTATAGGTCATCCCTTCCGATAATCTTAAGGCATCTTCAATCGCTTGCTCTTCAGATGCATAGGGCAGCATACGGCAACCGCCTAATGCTGGCCCCAACGTCGTATTGTGGATGGCAATAATGGCTTTGAGTCCTGTTGCCTGGTCAAAATTAAAAATTAATTGTTCATGCCCATGCTTGGCCATTTCCTTGAAAATCTCCATGGAATTCCTCCTATCCCTCATATCGTCATTCTAACCCTAGCTCCCCTTGCTATTATGCTGCCTAAGCTAGGAGCAGTTTGATACGATATTACGCAAAACATTGGACAAGAAGTTGTTGACTATACCAAAATGTCATACCGTCACCTTGCTAGTTAGACTTTAACGACAATGGGAATCGTTTGCAATGCGTGCCTCTTATCTTTTAGGATTTTGACCGAGTCGATGCGATTTCATCACCCGCCCAAATGACGCCATCAGTTCCCTCACCGGGCATCGTCGCCACAAATCCTCCTTGCACGTGAAAACTGCCACCCGTGGACGGCCAATTTTTCAGGCGCTTTTCTTG includes the following:
- a CDS encoding MFS transporter yields the protein MATASDKQSGRVTPLSGRSLWLSFAAATTGTFMVNVDSSVVNVALPVMQHQFSLSINILQWIVTAYLLVITGVLPVMGQLADRLGRRDVFIAGIAIFITGSLFCALSPSFGWLVSARIFQGVGGAMIMANVMAIVALIFSPQERGKALGMIGSVVAAGTLAGPPLGGVLTAAFGWQSIFWINIPFGLWGLWGSYRYLPRFPKDEILRQQKFDWMGALMFLVSTSLLQFGLANLHRWYGYVLVVATAASLYLFVRIESHVPHPLIPLRLFHVRPFSLNMLAGIFYWVLMMFPAFLIPFYLRDELHLPVGLIGVSLFPQALAMILLSPLGGTLTDKRGVLVPARAGLLMFALVNLGMALLPQHAPLWWIWILLAGQGVAAGLFSSPNSTAILNSVQKRDTGLASSLMATQRNLGRAIGVGLATEILALVWVFSGIGASPSHNNPHYPAWFLLGFHGVFWAAIGFTALAFFTTVSPHPHSSGLPQDAK
- a CDS encoding SDR family oxidoreductase; translated protein: MGQEFESDRAIVTGGSRGIGWSVAEELVAQGARVLLVARQHDALKARVDELNRRFPAQAFFYACDMGNQPACAQAVVQYALNTIGQPTLLLNGAGGASITSALDAPWSLWVDDFQVKFFGYLAMTRAVLPVMMQQRKGVVVNLVGIAGKDPNRNLPIASAINGALNGVMKVLADDVSAYGVRIINVNPGATETDLLDTMAQATAQRSGDSVENVLKAMRARAPLGRLPSAADIAGVILFLMSRRAAFITGTSIDVDGGIHRGAF
- a CDS encoding NUDIX hydrolase — translated: MTKFRRVFRQFMFYLISRVFPKRLTQFLMVLTQAKFVVAVVVVLYHGNQILLLRHSYRPRYPWGLVTGWVKAGESPQQAASREVFEELGIEIDQLHYFYSEVVGRHHLEIGFWAMVDEANGSHPSGDGEILESAWFSVHHLPDGLLPAQRPLIFQAETARIREFS
- a CDS encoding acyl-CoA mutase large subunit family protein; this translates as MFRTLSGIPIKETYTPDDLPPQHLIGSPGQYPFTRGIHTTMYRGRYWTMRQFAGFGTAKETNARFRYLLEQGQTGLSVAFDMPTLMGYDSDDPHSLGEVGREGVAIDHVGDMERLFQDIPLNKVSTSMTINGPAPIIWAMYLVAAERQGVDWTQLRGTLQADILKEYIAQKEWIFPPKPSMRLIVDMMAYATRYVPQWNSISISGYHIREAGSTAAQELAFTLADGFAYVEAGIKAGLDVDAFAPRLSFFFNAHIDFFEEIAKFRAARRIWARHMKEIYGAKNPKSWMMRFHTQTAGCSLTAQQPENNIVRTAYEALAAVLGGTQSLHTNSMDEVLSLPTEKAVKIALRTQQILAYETGVANTVDPLAGSYFVEALTTQMEQQAEEYFARIEEQGGVLECIENGYLQREIADAAYRYQKELENHEQILVGVNAFVEPPSEESIPLLRIDPTVEQDQVESLAAWRKNRQDSAVREALQALQQACLTPDGEIMPHIIEAVRQGATEGEIVAVMKTVFGTWRERPVF
- a CDS encoding Glu/Leu/Phe/Val family dehydrogenase — protein: MEIFKEMAKHGHEQLIFNFDQATGLKAIIAIHNTTLGPALGGCRMLPYASEEQAIEDALRLSEGMTYKAAAAGLDFGGGKAVIIGDPANDKSEALFRAFGRFLNTLGGRYLVGEDVGTNEQDLLHCAKETSYIVGLPEAYGGSGDTGDMTAVGVIAAIQAALTYRFGTPSLKGRRIAIQGLGKVGYQLARHAHDEGADVVAADINPHVVGKAASELHIEPADPWTILETHCDILAPCALGNVVNHETINKLDCQIIAGSANNQLEDVSMGEVLRQRGILYAPDFIANAGGLIQVANELTGYREDRVRHQVENIYELLLSVFQRADEDQRSTVSVAMEMVEERINMLHSIHRIYAEHFSK